In Streptomyces thermolilacinus SPC6, a single genomic region encodes these proteins:
- a CDS encoding ROK family transcriptional regulator, whose product MPYVNLSGLRSHNTARILGLLRAAGEDGVSRLELAERTGLTPQAVSKISARLREEGLAADAGRGPSTGGKPRTLLRLVPGAAHSVGLHLDRDRLTAVLVDLAGVTVAARTGPLDLGAGPGDVLAAAVAEVAALRGEAAAGARSGEAGAGVLMGAGVAMPGPLDHTAGVPHRVTGFPAWDGFPLRDALREALGGLPVVLDKDTNAAALALALREPGAGSFAYLHVGTGLGAGLVLGGALYRGARTGAGEFGHQTVELDGAPCGCGGRGCLEALCLAAVARGDLDGAARVLGVGAANLAGLLDIDRVLLGGRVVASAPERFVRGVGAALAGLARRTGEPPVPAAPAPGGPHLVAEGAAQLVLAPVFGV is encoded by the coding sequence ATGCCGTACGTGAACCTCTCCGGCCTCCGCAGCCACAACACCGCCCGCATCCTCGGCCTGCTCCGCGCGGCCGGTGAGGACGGGGTGAGCCGCCTGGAGCTCGCCGAGCGGACCGGGCTCACCCCGCAGGCCGTCAGCAAGATCAGCGCCCGGCTGCGGGAGGAGGGCCTCGCCGCCGACGCCGGGCGCGGGCCCTCCACGGGCGGCAAGCCCCGCACGCTGCTGCGCCTGGTCCCGGGCGCCGCCCACTCCGTCGGCCTCCACCTGGACCGGGACCGGCTGACGGCCGTCCTGGTGGACCTGGCAGGGGTGACCGTCGCGGCGCGCACCGGCCCGCTCGACCTGGGCGCGGGCCCCGGGGACGTACTGGCGGCCGCCGTCGCCGAGGTGGCCGCGCTGCGGGGGGAGGCGGCGGCGGGGGCGCGGTCCGGGGAGGCCGGAGCGGGTGTGCTGATGGGGGCGGGCGTGGCCATGCCCGGGCCGCTGGACCACACGGCCGGGGTGCCGCACCGGGTGACGGGTTTCCCCGCGTGGGACGGGTTCCCGCTGCGGGACGCGCTGCGGGAGGCCCTGGGCGGGTTGCCCGTGGTGCTCGACAAGGACACGAACGCGGCGGCGCTGGCGCTGGCGCTGCGGGAGCCGGGCGCGGGCTCGTTCGCGTACCTCCACGTCGGTACGGGGCTCGGCGCCGGTCTGGTCCTGGGCGGCGCGCTGTACCGGGGCGCGCGGACCGGGGCGGGGGAGTTCGGGCACCAGACGGTGGAGCTGGACGGGGCGCCGTGCGGGTGCGGCGGGCGCGGCTGCCTGGAGGCGCTGTGCCTGGCCGCCGTCGCGCGCGGTGACCTCGACGGGGCGGCCCGCGTTTTGGGGGTGGGCGCCGCGAACCTGGCGGGGCTGCTGGACATCGACCGGGTCCTGCTGGGCGGCCGGGTCGTGGCGTCGGCGCCGGAGCGGTTCGTACGGGGCGTGGGCGCCGCACTGGCCGGGCTCGCCCGCCGCACGGGTGAGCCCCCGGTGCCCGCCGCGCCCGCGCCCGGCGGGCCGCACCTGGTGGCGGAGGGCGCGGCGCAACTGGTGCTGGCGCCGGTGTTCGGCGTCTGA
- a CDS encoding GntR family transcriptional regulator, which translates to MDHPSYPAPGAPVRAGVPEHGRVPKYYAVKAHVARLVEELGEGGALPTERDLAVRYEVSRETVRQALRELLLEGRLRRQGRGTVVAGPKLEQPLALASYTEGVRRQGRTPGRRLVTLERFAAPAPLAADLGLGAGEDVWHMERVLLADDERMGLESTYVAVARAPRLDVEFDPDSSFYAYLRDRLGAGFGDADERIETVLATPREALLIGTPPALPMLLLHRLSRDADGRPLERVRSLYRGDRFSFTTRLG; encoded by the coding sequence GTGGATCATCCGAGTTATCCGGCGCCCGGCGCGCCCGTGCGGGCCGGGGTGCCCGAGCACGGGCGGGTGCCGAAGTACTACGCGGTCAAGGCGCACGTCGCGCGGCTCGTCGAGGAGCTGGGGGAGGGCGGGGCGCTGCCGACCGAGCGGGACCTCGCCGTGCGGTACGAGGTGTCGCGGGAGACCGTGCGGCAGGCCCTGCGGGAGCTGCTGCTGGAGGGGCGGCTGCGGCGGCAGGGGCGCGGGACGGTCGTCGCCGGGCCCAAGCTGGAGCAACCGCTCGCCCTCGCCAGCTACACCGAGGGCGTACGGCGGCAGGGGCGCACGCCCGGGCGGCGGCTGGTGACGCTGGAGCGGTTCGCCGCGCCCGCGCCGCTCGCCGCCGACCTGGGGCTCGGCGCCGGGGAGGACGTCTGGCACATGGAGCGCGTCCTGCTCGCCGACGACGAGCGCATGGGCCTGGAGAGCACCTACGTGGCGGTCGCCCGCGCCCCGCGCCTGGACGTCGAGTTCGACCCGGACTCGTCGTTCTACGCGTACCTCCGCGACCGTCTCGGCGCGGGCTTCGGCGACGCGGACGAGCGGATCGAGACCGTCCTCGCCACCCCGCGCGAGGCGCTGCTCATCGGCACCCCGCCCGCGCTGCCCATGCTGCTGCTGCACCGGCTGTCCCGTGACGCCGATGGCCGGCCCCTGGAGCGGGTGCGCAGCCTCTACCGGGGCGACCGGTTCAGCTTCACGACTCGCCTGGGGTGA
- a CDS encoding TIGR03364 family FAD-dependent oxidoreductase, with protein MTAKESKRVVIVGAGVLGTMHAWHAVERGHDVVHIERESEARGASLRNFGQIWVSGRASGEELDTALRARELWERVGGSVPGLGFRPNGSLTPVRTDLERATAEAAAARPDAAARGFELLTPAEARAINPALRGDFTAALWCERDAAVEPRTAQLALREALLASGRYTFLPNREVRDVVGEHAVRDDHGDTHGGDAVVLCTGAWLGGLVRGVAGEIPVRRVRLQMMQTAPLGEPLTTSVADADSFRYYPAYESAALAAGQPQEPVAAAHHMQLLMVQRLDGGLTIGDTHEYEHPFPFDTAEDPYEHLARVVEGLLGRPLPPVRRRWAGVYAQCVDTGRVVHRQRVREGVWLVTGPGGRGMTCAPAIAETTADELNW; from the coding sequence GTGACAGCGAAGGAATCCAAGAGGGTCGTCATCGTCGGCGCGGGCGTGCTGGGCACCATGCACGCCTGGCACGCCGTCGAGCGCGGCCACGACGTCGTCCACATCGAGCGCGAGAGCGAGGCGCGGGGCGCGTCCCTCCGCAACTTCGGCCAGATCTGGGTGAGCGGCCGCGCGTCCGGCGAGGAGCTGGACACCGCCCTGCGCGCCCGCGAGCTGTGGGAGCGCGTCGGCGGCAGCGTGCCGGGCCTCGGTTTCCGCCCGAACGGCTCCCTCACCCCCGTGCGCACCGACCTCGAACGCGCCACCGCCGAGGCCGCCGCCGCCCGCCCCGACGCCGCCGCCCGGGGTTTCGAGCTGCTCACCCCCGCCGAGGCACGCGCCATCAACCCCGCGCTGCGCGGCGACTTCACCGCCGCCCTGTGGTGCGAGCGGGACGCCGCCGTCGAGCCCCGCACCGCCCAGCTCGCCCTGCGCGAGGCGCTCCTCGCGTCCGGCCGGTACACCTTCCTGCCGAACCGCGAGGTACGGGACGTGGTGGGCGAGCACGCCGTCCGCGACGACCACGGCGACACCCACGGCGGCGACGCCGTCGTCCTGTGCACCGGCGCCTGGCTCGGCGGGCTCGTCCGCGGGGTCGCGGGCGAGATCCCCGTACGCCGCGTCCGCCTCCAGATGATGCAGACCGCCCCGCTCGGCGAGCCGCTCACCACATCCGTCGCGGACGCCGACAGCTTCCGCTACTACCCCGCCTACGAATCCGCCGCGCTCGCCGCCGGGCAGCCGCAGGAGCCCGTCGCCGCCGCCCACCACATGCAGCTGCTGATGGTGCAGCGCCTCGACGGCGGGCTGACCATCGGCGACACCCACGAGTACGAGCACCCCTTCCCGTTCGACACGGCCGAGGACCCGTACGAGCACCTGGCGCGCGTCGTGGAGGGCCTCCTCGGGCGGCCCCTGCCGCCGGTCCGCCGCCGCTGGGCCGGGGTGTACGCGCAGTGCGTGGACACGGGCCGCGTCGTCCACCGCCAGCGCGTCCGCGAGGGGGTCTGGCTGGTCACCGGGCCCGGCGGGCGCGGCATGACCTGCGCGCCCGCCATCGCCGAGACCACCGCCGACGAACTGAACTGGTGA
- a CDS encoding phosphonatase-like hydrolase — MPQLNLVVLDMAGTTVSDGGLVEDAFAAAARRLGEDPAPMLGHVRATMGESKISVFRHLFGGDEAMARRANTAFEEAYAERVAAGAVTPVPGAADTVRALREAGRTVVLTTGFARVTQDTLLDALGWRDLADLALCPADAGGRGRPCPDLVLTALLRTGAVDDVRQVAVAGDTAYDMLSGVRAGAGLVAGVLTGAHDRARLTENGATHVLSSVAGLPALIEAVEAPGAQEPGAGKPGVGEPR, encoded by the coding sequence ATGCCGCAGCTGAACCTCGTCGTCCTGGACATGGCCGGCACCACCGTCTCCGACGGCGGTCTGGTCGAGGACGCCTTCGCCGCCGCCGCCCGCCGCCTCGGCGAGGACCCCGCCCCGATGCTGGGCCATGTCCGCGCCACCATGGGCGAGTCCAAGATCTCCGTCTTCCGCCACCTCTTCGGCGGCGACGAGGCCATGGCCCGCCGCGCCAACACCGCCTTCGAGGAGGCGTACGCCGAGCGGGTCGCCGCCGGGGCCGTCACCCCCGTGCCGGGCGCCGCCGACACGGTCCGCGCCCTGCGCGAGGCGGGCCGCACCGTCGTCCTCACCACCGGCTTCGCCCGCGTCACCCAGGACACCCTCCTCGACGCGCTCGGCTGGCGGGACCTCGCCGACCTCGCCCTGTGCCCCGCCGACGCGGGCGGACGCGGCCGCCCCTGCCCGGACCTCGTCCTCACCGCGCTGCTGCGCACCGGCGCCGTCGACGACGTGCGGCAGGTCGCGGTCGCCGGGGACACCGCGTACGACATGCTCAGCGGCGTCCGCGCGGGCGCCGGGCTCGTCGCGGGCGTCCTCACCGGCGCCCACGACCGGGCCCGCCTCACCGAAAACGGCGCCACCCACGTCCTGTCCTCCGTCGCCGGACTGCCCGCACTGATCGAGGCCGTCGAGGCGCCGGGCGCGCAGGAGCCGGGCGCGGGGAAGCCGGGCGTGGGGGAGCCCCGGTGA
- a CDS encoding ABC transporter ATP-binding protein yields MSGIRFERVSVVYGGTTVLDSLDLTVEPGEVMALLGPSGSGKTTALRALAGFVRPASGRVLIGGRDVTALPPYQRGIGMVVQSYALFPHMRVEDNVAFGLKARKVPRRDIAGRVADALDMTGMSAYARRYPRELSGGQQQRVAIARALAIRPGVLLLDEPLSALDARLRSGMLGELARLHRELPDVSMLYVTHDQVEALTLADRVAVMDRARLRDCGTPRELYRRPRTEFTASFVGDANLLPVTVTADGTGVAFAGRELDVPVGDAARGAAATLCVRPHLVGLGDGPNALTGRLAEVRWRGATHRLHVELPGGQRVRADVRELCEPPLTGAEVTVHFAPEDAALIPADMAPSDAVPTAVPAAERAAEPAAERAPGPEAGPATREPAAEVSAHGR; encoded by the coding sequence GTGAGCGGCATCCGCTTCGAGCGCGTGTCCGTCGTATACGGCGGCACGACCGTCCTGGACTCCCTCGACCTGACCGTCGAACCGGGCGAGGTCATGGCGCTGCTCGGCCCGTCCGGCTCCGGCAAGACGACCGCGTTGCGCGCCCTCGCCGGGTTCGTCAGGCCAGCCTCCGGGCGGGTCCTCATCGGCGGGCGGGACGTCACGGCGCTGCCCCCGTACCAGCGCGGCATCGGCATGGTCGTGCAGAGCTACGCCCTGTTCCCGCACATGAGGGTGGAGGACAACGTCGCCTTCGGGCTGAAGGCGCGGAAGGTCCCCCGCCGCGACATCGCGGGCCGGGTCGCCGACGCCCTCGACATGACCGGCATGAGCGCGTACGCCCGCCGCTACCCGCGCGAACTGTCCGGCGGCCAGCAGCAGCGCGTCGCCATCGCCCGCGCGCTCGCCATCCGCCCAGGCGTGCTCCTGCTCGACGAGCCGCTGTCCGCCCTGGACGCCCGCCTCCGCTCCGGGATGCTCGGCGAACTGGCGCGCCTGCACCGCGAGTTGCCGGACGTGTCGATGCTGTACGTCACCCACGACCAGGTGGAGGCGCTCACCCTGGCCGACCGGGTCGCCGTCATGGACCGGGCCCGCCTGCGGGACTGCGGCACGCCCCGCGAGCTGTACCGGCGTCCCCGTACGGAGTTCACGGCTTCGTTCGTCGGCGACGCGAACCTGCTGCCGGTGACCGTGACCGCCGACGGGACGGGCGTGGCGTTCGCGGGCCGGGAGCTGGACGTCCCCGTGGGCGACGCCGCCCGGGGCGCCGCCGCGACGTTGTGCGTACGGCCCCACCTGGTCGGCCTCGGGGACGGCCCGAACGCGCTGACGGGCCGCCTCGCGGAGGTCCGGTGGCGCGGCGCGACCCACCGCCTGCACGTCGAACTGCCCGGCGGGCAGCGGGTGAGGGCCGACGTGCGCGAGCTGTGCGAGCCGCCGCTCACCGGCGCGGAGGTCACCGTCCACTTCGCCCCGGAGGACGCGGCGCTGATCCCGGCGGACATGGCCCCGTCGGACGCCGTACCCACGGCGGTACCGGCAGCCGAGCGGGCAGCCGAACCGGCCGCCGAGCGGGCCCCGGGGCCCGAGGCCGGCCCCGCGACGCGGGAACCCGCCGCCGAGGTGAGCGCCCATGGCCGCTGA
- a CDS encoding 2-aminoethylphosphonate ABC transporter permease subunit — protein sequence MAADATTAPRTGAATTTAPGSTPPDTPAVPAPPAPAGTRTARLPRAAWTVPPLAVLGLLFLYPLALVVQESLAPGAYASVLTSEAFRDALVTTVLLALGATAGCLLLGFVLALVLAFVPFPGSRAVARFVDVFLSFPSFLVTLALLFLYGTVGIANGLWTDATGDPTGPFRFLTTPWGVLLAEITYFTPFVMRPLLAAFAQLDTAQLEAASSLGGRPARIVRRVILPEALPALAAGGGLVLVLSLNEFGIVLFTGAKGVTTLPTLIYGKAILESDYVAACVVAVVNVALSVGLYSLYRVVSRRAGAHR from the coding sequence ATGGCCGCTGACGCCACCACCGCACCCCGCACCGGGGCCGCGACGACCACCGCGCCCGGCTCCACCCCGCCGGACACCCCCGCCGTCCCCGCCCCGCCCGCCCCGGCGGGGACGCGTACCGCACGGCTGCCGCGCGCCGCCTGGACCGTCCCGCCCCTGGCCGTGCTCGGCTTGCTGTTCCTGTACCCGCTGGCCCTCGTCGTACAGGAGTCCCTGGCCCCCGGCGCGTACGCCTCCGTCCTCACCTCCGAGGCGTTCCGCGACGCGCTCGTCACGACCGTCCTGCTGGCGCTCGGCGCGACCGCCGGGTGCCTGCTCCTCGGGTTCGTCCTCGCGCTGGTCCTCGCGTTCGTGCCGTTCCCCGGCTCGCGCGCGGTCGCCCGCTTCGTGGACGTGTTCCTCTCCTTCCCCTCCTTCCTCGTCACCCTCGCCCTGCTCTTCCTGTACGGGACGGTCGGCATCGCCAACGGCCTGTGGACCGACGCCACCGGCGACCCGACGGGCCCGTTCCGGTTCCTGACCACGCCGTGGGGCGTCCTCCTCGCGGAGATCACGTACTTCACGCCGTTCGTCATGCGCCCGCTGCTCGCCGCGTTCGCGCAGCTCGACACCGCGCAGCTGGAGGCCGCGTCCTCGCTGGGCGGGCGGCCCGCGCGGATCGTGCGGCGGGTGATCCTCCCCGAGGCGCTGCCCGCGCTCGCGGCGGGCGGCGGACTGGTCCTGGTGCTCTCCCTCAACGAGTTCGGGATCGTCCTGTTCACCGGCGCCAAGGGCGTCACGACCCTGCCGACCCTGATCTACGGCAAGGCGATCCTGGAGTCCGACTACGTCGCCGCCTGCGTCGTCGCGGTCGTCAACGTCGCCCTGTCCGTGGGCCTCTACTCCCTGTACCGGGTGGTGAGCCGCCGTGCTGGTGCACACCGCTAG
- a CDS encoding ABC transporter permease, with product MLVHTARGRWAAWALFAVLFLPLFALPLLVVVAASFATNWSGALPSGPTTAHYASAVRGESLQALTTSLVTAATASVLALVLGTWAALASARLPPRVRRVVDALFMLPVAVPSVVVGLAVLVAFSRPPLFLNGTPWIVLVAHTVLVTAFAHQSVSAALTRLDPAYEEAAASLGASPAHVLWRVRLPLLLPSLNAAAGLCFALSMGELSATMMLYPPDWLPLPVLVFTATDRGSLFTGSALAVVLMAATLLVLAALTRLRTRATYR from the coding sequence GTGCTGGTGCACACCGCTAGGGGCCGCTGGGCCGCGTGGGCCCTGTTCGCCGTCCTCTTCCTGCCGCTGTTCGCGCTGCCGCTGCTGGTCGTCGTCGCCGCGTCGTTCGCGACGAACTGGTCCGGCGCCCTGCCATCGGGCCCGACCACCGCGCACTACGCCTCCGCCGTACGCGGCGAGTCCCTCCAGGCGCTCACCACCAGCCTGGTCACCGCCGCGACGGCCAGCGTCCTCGCGCTGGTCCTCGGCACCTGGGCGGCGCTCGCGTCCGCGCGGCTCCCGCCCCGCGTACGCCGGGTGGTGGACGCCCTGTTCATGCTGCCCGTCGCCGTGCCGTCGGTGGTCGTCGGCCTGGCCGTGCTGGTCGCGTTCTCCCGGCCGCCGCTGTTCCTCAACGGCACGCCGTGGATCGTGCTGGTCGCGCACACCGTGCTAGTCACGGCGTTCGCCCACCAGTCCGTCTCGGCCGCGCTGACCCGCCTCGACCCGGCGTACGAGGAGGCCGCCGCGTCGCTCGGCGCGAGCCCCGCGCACGTCCTGTGGCGGGTGCGGCTGCCGCTGCTGCTGCCGTCGCTGAACGCCGCCGCCGGGCTCTGCTTCGCCCTGTCCATGGGCGAGCTGAGCGCCACGATGATGCTCTACCCGCCCGACTGGCTGCCGCTGCCCGTACTGGTCTTCACGGCCACCGACCGTGGCTCCCTCTTCACCGGCTCGGCCCTCGCCGTGGTCCTCATGGCGGCGACGCTGCTGGTCCTCGCCGCCCTCACCCGCCTGCGCACCCGTGCCACGTACCGCTGA
- a CDS encoding 2-aminoethylphosphonate ABC transporter substrate-binding protein, giving the protein MSAPALRKAAAAAVTATALLAALTGCSGSAASDENVVTVYSADGLKGEKGDGWYDRVFEDFEKKTGIKVKYVEGGSGEMVQRALRERGNTQADVLVTLPPFIQQADSKGLLQPYTPKGTAHVHPAGKSPTGTWTAVVNNYFGFVHNKKELETPPTTWEELLDPKYKDRLQYSTPGVAGDGTAVVIKAMHDFGGQAPAMEYLRKLQANNVGPSSSTSKLAPKVDKGELLVANGDVQMNFAQSRSMPNLGIWFPAREGGGPTTFALPYTAGLVKDAPHTENAKKLLDHLLSEEAQRQASAVGGGFPARTDIKPTDANAIALDRLMRDVEVFEPEWSDIEKNLTSYIEAWKSATGS; this is encoded by the coding sequence ATGTCCGCACCCGCCCTCCGGAAGGCCGCCGCGGCCGCCGTCACCGCCACCGCACTGCTCGCCGCGCTCACCGGCTGCTCCGGCTCCGCCGCGTCCGACGAGAACGTCGTCACCGTCTACAGCGCCGACGGCCTCAAGGGCGAGAAGGGCGACGGCTGGTACGACCGGGTCTTCGAGGACTTCGAGAAGAAGACCGGCATCAAGGTGAAGTACGTCGAGGGCGGCTCCGGCGAGATGGTGCAGCGCGCCCTGCGCGAGCGGGGCAACACCCAGGCCGACGTCCTGGTCACGCTGCCGCCGTTCATCCAGCAGGCCGACTCCAAGGGCCTCCTCCAGCCGTACACGCCGAAGGGCACCGCCCACGTCCACCCCGCGGGCAAGTCCCCCACCGGCACGTGGACGGCCGTCGTGAACAACTACTTCGGGTTCGTCCACAACAAGAAGGAGCTGGAGACCCCGCCCACCACCTGGGAGGAACTGCTCGACCCCAAGTACAAGGACCGCCTCCAGTACTCGACGCCCGGTGTCGCGGGCGACGGGACCGCCGTCGTCATCAAGGCCATGCACGACTTCGGCGGGCAGGCCCCGGCGATGGAGTACCTGAGGAAGCTCCAGGCCAACAACGTCGGCCCGTCGTCGTCCACGTCGAAGCTCGCCCCCAAGGTCGACAAGGGCGAACTGCTCGTCGCCAACGGGGACGTGCAGATGAACTTCGCCCAGTCGCGGTCCATGCCGAACCTCGGCATCTGGTTCCCGGCCCGCGAGGGCGGCGGGCCCACCACGTTCGCCCTCCCGTACACCGCGGGGCTCGTCAAGGACGCCCCGCACACGGAAAACGCCAAGAAGCTGCTCGACCACCTCCTCAGCGAGGAGGCGCAGCGCCAGGCCAGCGCGGTCGGCGGAGGCTTCCCGGCCCGCACGGACATCAAGCCCACCGACGCCAACGCCATCGCGCTCGACCGGCTGATGCGGGACGTGGAGGTCTTCGAGCCGGAGTGGTCCGACATCGAGAAGAACCTCACCTCGTACATCGAGGCGTGGAAGTCGGCCACCGGAAGCTGA
- a CDS encoding alkaline phosphatase family protein produces the protein MPTAGIPRRTVLAATATTAALAAAGTVTAPAHAATAAVPTLPNGTSQDKVLVVGMDGLRLDRVDAANAPNLKTMRAAGTLGTSLLYANPMAATSSGPGWSTITTGVWPDKHGVRDNTFTGRDYARYPGFLARLHQVRPALSLFAAVDWKPLDTYGTVTAGADAKLVLDGDRDGYAGHDETITATSVSVLRDQNPDVLFVYLGNTDVVAHAYGTGQRYLDAIAVQDAQLGRMLAAIEARPTRASERWTVIVCTDHGHVDAGGHGGSSIAERSTFVLATGPGIAAGARPHDTRLVDVAATVFHQLGVTPDPAWGLDGKPVQERSADPFDSLYGSLSGRVDETGIPAGVLGFTHTPPSGWSVVNNAMGTGGVTEWRGWSFSTDDFWSRTQRDQWRELNVRSRGVFAVADSDEWDDKANSGRFESTLVTPAYGVTGASRVTLDFTTHYRQESGQTAQVLASFNGGIPTVVRSYTSDVVAQPQSLTADVPPGATTVHFRFRYTGSNNWYWVVDGVKIRTS, from the coding sequence ATGCCGACCGCCGGCATACCCCGCCGTACCGTGCTCGCCGCCACAGCGACCACCGCGGCCCTCGCCGCCGCCGGAACCGTCACCGCCCCCGCCCACGCCGCCACCGCGGCCGTGCCCACGCTGCCGAACGGCACCAGCCAGGACAAGGTCCTCGTCGTCGGCATGGACGGCCTGCGCCTCGACCGCGTCGACGCGGCGAACGCCCCGAACCTGAAGACGATGCGCGCGGCCGGCACGCTGGGCACGTCGCTCCTGTACGCCAACCCCATGGCCGCCACGTCCTCGGGCCCCGGCTGGTCCACCATCACGACCGGCGTGTGGCCCGACAAGCACGGCGTGCGCGACAACACCTTCACCGGCCGCGACTACGCCCGCTACCCGGGCTTCCTCGCCCGCCTCCACCAGGTGCGCCCCGCGCTGTCGCTGTTCGCCGCGGTGGACTGGAAGCCGCTCGACACGTACGGCACGGTCACCGCGGGAGCCGACGCCAAGCTGGTCCTGGACGGCGACCGGGACGGGTACGCCGGCCACGACGAGACCATCACGGCCACCTCGGTCTCCGTCCTGCGCGACCAGAACCCGGACGTGCTGTTCGTGTACCTGGGCAACACGGACGTCGTCGCCCACGCGTACGGCACCGGCCAGCGGTACCTGGACGCGATCGCCGTGCAGGACGCGCAGCTGGGCCGGATGCTCGCCGCGATCGAGGCCCGCCCGACCCGCGCGTCCGAGCGGTGGACGGTCATCGTCTGCACCGACCACGGCCATGTGGACGCGGGCGGCCACGGCGGCAGCTCCATCGCCGAGCGGTCCACGTTCGTGCTGGCCACCGGGCCGGGCATCGCGGCGGGGGCGCGCCCGCACGACACGCGCCTGGTGGACGTGGCGGCGACCGTCTTCCACCAGCTGGGCGTCACCCCTGACCCGGCGTGGGGCCTGGACGGCAAGCCGGTCCAGGAGCGGTCGGCCGACCCCTTCGACTCCCTGTACGGGTCGCTGTCCGGCCGCGTGGACGAGACGGGCATCCCCGCCGGGGTGCTCGGCTTCACCCACACCCCGCCCAGCGGCTGGTCCGTCGTCAACAACGCGATGGGCACGGGCGGGGTCACCGAGTGGCGCGGCTGGTCGTTCTCCACGGACGACTTCTGGTCCCGCACCCAGCGCGATCAGTGGCGCGAGCTGAACGTCCGCTCCCGGGGCGTCTTCGCCGTCGCCGACTCCGACGAGTGGGACGACAAGGCGAACTCGGGCCGCTTCGAATCGACGCTGGTGACGCCCGCGTACGGGGTGACCGGCGCGTCCCGAGTGACGCTGGACTTCACCACGCACTACCGCCAGGAGTCCGGCCAGACCGCGCAGGTCCTCGCCTCGTTCAACGGCGGCATCCCGACGGTCGTACGCTCCTACACCTCCGACGTGGTGGCCCAGCCGCAGTCGCTGACGGCCGACGTGCCGCCGGGGGCGACCACGGTCCACTTCCGCTTCCGCTACACCGGCTCCAACAACTGGTACTGGGTGGTCGACGGGGTCAAGATCCGCACATCGTGA
- a CDS encoding HAD-IIA family hydrolase yields MAERKPIESWLTDMDGVLIHEGVPIPGADAFIRKLRDNERPFLVLTNNSIYTARDLHARLYRMGLDVPVENIWTSALATAQFLDDQRPGGTAYVIGEAGLTTALHDIGYVLTDHDPDYVVLGETRTYSFEALTKAIRLINGGARFICTNPDETGPSAEGPLPATGSVAALITKATGREPYFAGKPNPLMMRTGLNAIGAHSETSAMIGDRMDTDVLAGLEAGMETFLVLTGLTTPADVDRYPFRPSSVVDSIADLVDRV; encoded by the coding sequence ATGGCAGAGCGCAAGCCGATCGAATCCTGGCTGACCGACATGGACGGCGTCCTCATCCACGAGGGCGTGCCGATCCCCGGCGCCGACGCTTTCATCCGCAAGCTCCGGGACAACGAGCGGCCGTTCCTCGTCCTGACGAACAACTCCATCTACACGGCCCGCGACCTGCACGCCCGGCTGTACCGGATGGGGCTCGACGTGCCGGTGGAGAACATCTGGACGTCGGCGCTCGCGACCGCGCAGTTCCTGGACGACCAGCGGCCGGGCGGCACCGCGTACGTCATCGGCGAGGCGGGGCTGACGACGGCGCTGCACGACATCGGGTACGTGCTCACCGACCACGACCCGGACTACGTGGTCCTCGGCGAGACCCGCACGTACAGCTTCGAGGCGCTGACCAAGGCGATCCGGCTCATCAACGGCGGCGCCCGGTTCATCTGCACCAACCCGGACGAGACGGGACCGTCCGCCGAGGGCCCGCTGCCCGCGACCGGCTCCGTCGCCGCGCTGATCACCAAGGCGACCGGCCGCGAGCCGTACTTCGCGGGCAAGCCGAACCCGCTGATGATGCGCACCGGGCTGAACGCGATCGGCGCCCACTCGGAGACCAGCGCCATGATCGGCGACCGGATGGACACGGACGTGCTGGCCGGTCTGGAGGCGGGGATGGAGACGTTCCTCGTGCTCACCGGGCTCACCACCCCGGCGGACGTGGACCGCTACCCGTTCCGGCCGTCGTCGGTGGTGGACTCCATCGCCGATCTGGTCGATCGGGTCTGA